A DNA window from Paraclostridium bifermentans contains the following coding sequences:
- the nhaC gene encoding Na+/H+ antiporter NhaC: MCKNVEKKKPTFRFAILVMLAIISLTTVGMVVFKASITTMFLLSWLIVVPAAMKLGYTNSEIEEFGFSVGKDAFQSNLIILSVGVLIATWIAAGTIPTIVYSGLTIITPKYFLLTALIVCSLTSIATGTSWGTLGTSGIALMSIGTSMGVPAGLTAGAIISGAFFGDKISPLSDSTNLAAAVCKTDVITHIKHMMYTTVPSYIICIVLYTVIGFKYANNTIDYNQINEVINVLKANFNIGFIALLPIIFLLILLLLQKPPIVSILASAILGGVIAVLQEGEKIGDLLNYMLNGYSVDTGLEYADKLLNRGGMMSMAETVLLVFIVFVIAGILQKTGFLEVLLQPMIEKIGNSRTKLVGATFITSYFANAFSSSMMFTSVFVGTVMSPLYKEFKLKPENLSRIIEDTATLGGPLIPWNSNAIFCSQTLGVSPFDFIPYCFLSWITPIISFTYGVTGFSMKKYTDEELREISELEVADNL; encoded by the coding sequence ATGTGTAAAAATGTTGAAAAAAAGAAACCTACATTTAGATTTGCAATTTTAGTTATGCTTGCGATTATATCTTTGACTACAGTTGGAATGGTTGTATTTAAAGCATCTATAACAACTATGTTCTTATTATCTTGGCTAATAGTTGTTCCGGCGGCTATGAAATTAGGTTATACAAATAGTGAAATTGAAGAATTTGGATTTTCTGTGGGAAAAGATGCGTTTCAGTCTAACTTAATTATATTATCGGTTGGGGTATTAATTGCTACATGGATAGCAGCAGGAACAATACCAACTATTGTATATAGCGGGCTTACGATAATAACACCTAAATATTTTTTACTAACAGCATTAATAGTATGTTCTCTTACATCTATAGCAACAGGTACATCATGGGGAACTTTAGGAACTTCAGGTATTGCTTTAATGAGCATAGGGACAAGCATGGGAGTTCCAGCTGGACTTACAGCCGGAGCTATTATATCAGGAGCATTCTTTGGAGATAAAATATCTCCATTATCAGATTCTACAAATTTAGCTGCAGCTGTCTGTAAGACGGATGTAATAACTCATATAAAACATATGATGTACACTACTGTACCATCATATATAATATGTATAGTTTTATACACTGTAATTGGATTTAAATATGCAAACAATACAATCGATTATAATCAAATCAATGAAGTTATAAATGTTTTAAAAGCTAATTTTAATATAGGATTCATTGCATTACTTCCTATAATTTTTTTACTTATATTGCTTTTATTACAGAAACCACCAATAGTTTCTATACTAGCTTCTGCTATTCTTGGTGGAGTTATAGCTGTTCTTCAAGAAGGAGAGAAAATAGGAGATTTACTAAATTATATGTTAAATGGATATTCGGTAGATACAGGACTTGAATATGCAGATAAACTATTAAATCGCGGTGGAATGATGAGTATGGCAGAAACTGTATTACTAGTATTTATAGTTTTTGTTATAGCAGGGATACTTCAAAAAACTGGATTCTTAGAAGTTTTACTACAACCTATGATTGAAAAAATTGGGAACTCTAGAACTAAGTTAGTAGGAGCAACATTTATAACTAGTTATTTTGCAAATGCATTTAGTTCTTCGATGATGTTTACGTCTGTATTTGTAGGAACTGTTATGTCACCTTTATATAAAGAATTCAAATTAAAACCAGAAAATTTATCTAGAATAATAGAAGATACAGCAACTCTTGGAGGACCATTAATTCCATGGAATTCAAATGCAATATTTTGTAGCCAAACATTAGGTGTGAGCCCATTTGATTTTATACCATATTGTTTTTTAAGTTGGATAACTCCAATCATTTCATTTACTTATGGAGTTACAGGTTTTTCTATGAAAAAATATACAGATGAAGAACTTAGAGAAATTAGCGAACTTGAAGTTGCAGATAACCTATAG
- the mprF gene encoding bifunctional lysylphosphatidylglycerol flippase/synthetase MprF yields MVIKTNKDKLILGLKILFVVIILGITAKESASIIRGFNVETFYTYADQLTLGNILIIVSLGIISYIPLTFYDFIIKKRVGINLDNKKLYKYSWIASSVSSIVGFGGSSAIALKSHFYNPYVKDKKILAKEVSKVVALNLTGFSMTCFIYLIMMKFNLGKISITNVLTICISMYLPILTLILIGRYIKYKNEVRRDVADTFKIIGISLLEWITTITLVYSIIIILGESISIAQFFPIFVAAIAVAIISMSPGGVGTFDLTLLTGLNALGVSSEKVILAIFLYRLTYYIIPLLIGVVLYISELWTKVDKNKKHVVSIVSSKFAHYGLIVLVFSAGLLLLASQAIPGMVERIHVVNKILGFKITCMSGGVSIIIGFLLIAMSRVISFKSKNVYKITMALVIIGIFVSLIIRFEYQVSMYLIIVGIVLKISKNQFYRDGFVMKWGDILKNTLILLFFQGLYIYVAYNNTHLKVASNSIFNLSNYHTLEQVKKFGAMSAIGFLIAVAFLGILYYLNKKNDFKKVKLYQCKDKVDSILKKYNGSSVIHFINLNDKFVYMNKDEDVMLQYQVYANKLVVLGNLVGNENKFFESIQEFYEMSDRYGYIPVFTAIDEKMIPHLHETGYEFIKLGEEASVNLESFTLEGRKMKSVRNALSRVEKEGYTFEMIYPPFSNDFLEEIKNISDEWLEGRPEKGFSVGFFDEEYLSLDAIAIVKNKDGEIKGFTNLMPMYDGNKTLSIDLMRFSKDSCNGIMDFIFVNLFKHGIEHGYSRFNMGMAPLSNVGRSKYSFLREKMAAKIYSHGQHFYSFEGLKKFKEKYCESWDGRYMAYKKRTSLIFTMVQVIMLVSNGKKYRYESCNIESESLKEELA; encoded by the coding sequence ATGGTTATTAAAACGAATAAAGATAAATTAATATTAGGATTAAAGATATTATTTGTAGTAATTATTTTAGGAATAACAGCTAAAGAGTCAGCTAGTATTATTAGAGGGTTTAACGTCGAAACATTTTATACTTATGCAGACCAGCTTACTTTAGGTAATATACTTATTATTGTTTCGCTGGGCATAATTTCATATATACCTTTAACTTTTTATGATTTTATAATCAAGAAAAGAGTTGGAATAAATTTAGATAATAAAAAATTATATAAATATTCATGGATTGCAAGTTCTGTATCTAGTATCGTTGGATTTGGAGGAAGTAGTGCTATTGCTTTAAAAAGCCATTTTTACAATCCTTATGTTAAAGATAAAAAGATTTTAGCAAAAGAGGTATCTAAAGTAGTAGCTTTAAATCTAACTGGTTTTTCAATGACATGTTTTATATATTTAATAATGATGAAATTTAATCTTGGTAAAATTAGTATTACAAATGTTTTAACTATATGTATAAGTATGTATTTACCAATTTTGACATTAATTTTAATAGGTAGATATATAAAATATAAAAATGAAGTAAGAAGAGATGTTGCTGATACATTTAAAATAATAGGAATATCATTATTAGAGTGGATTACAACTATAACTTTAGTATACTCAATAATCATTATATTAGGAGAAAGTATATCTATAGCACAATTTTTTCCAATATTCGTAGCTGCAATAGCTGTAGCTATAATAAGTATGTCTCCTGGTGGAGTAGGAACGTTTGACTTAACTTTATTAACTGGACTTAATGCTTTAGGTGTTTCATCAGAAAAGGTAATATTAGCTATATTTTTATATAGGTTAACTTACTATATAATACCATTACTTATAGGAGTAGTATTATATATATCTGAGCTATGGACTAAAGTAGATAAAAATAAAAAACATGTAGTTTCTATAGTATCATCAAAATTTGCTCATTATGGATTGATTGTATTAGTATTTTCTGCTGGATTATTACTTCTAGCATCTCAGGCTATACCTGGTATGGTGGAAAGAATACATGTAGTGAATAAAATCTTAGGATTTAAAATTACATGTATGTCAGGCGGAGTATCTATAATAATTGGATTTTTATTAATTGCTATGTCTAGAGTAATAAGTTTTAAATCTAAAAATGTATATAAGATAACTATGGCATTGGTTATAATCGGGATTTTCGTGTCCTTAATAATTAGATTTGAATATCAAGTTAGTATGTATCTAATTATTGTAGGGATAGTACTAAAAATTAGTAAAAATCAATTTTATAGAGATGGATTTGTTATGAAGTGGGGAGATATATTAAAAAACACGTTAATATTACTATTTTTCCAAGGGTTATATATATATGTAGCATACAATAATACACATTTAAAAGTTGCTAGTAACTCAATATTTAACTTAAGTAATTATCATACTTTGGAACAAGTAAAAAAATTCGGGGCAATGAGTGCAATTGGATTTTTAATTGCAGTAGCATTCTTAGGTATTCTATACTATTTAAATAAAAAGAATGATTTTAAAAAAGTTAAGTTGTATCAGTGTAAAGATAAAGTAGATAGTATACTAAAAAAATATAATGGAAGTTCCGTTATTCACTTTATAAATTTAAATGATAAATTTGTATATATGAATAAAGATGAAGATGTTATGCTCCAATACCAAGTATATGCAAATAAATTAGTAGTGCTTGGCAACCTTGTAGGGAATGAAAATAAGTTTTTTGAATCTATCCAAGAATTTTATGAAATGTCTGATAGATATGGATATATACCTGTATTTACTGCAATAGATGAAAAAATGATACCTCATCTACATGAAACTGGATATGAATTTATTAAATTAGGTGAAGAAGCATCTGTAAATTTAGAAAGCTTTACTTTAGAGGGTCGAAAAATGAAGAGTGTAAGAAATGCACTTTCTAGAGTTGAAAAAGAAGGATATACATTTGAAATGATATATCCACCGTTTAGCAATGATTTTCTTGAGGAAATTAAAAATATTTCTGATGAATGGCTTGAAGGAAGACCGGAAAAAGGATTCTCAGTTGGATTCTTTGATGAAGAGTACTTAAGTTTAGATGCTATTGCTATAGTAAAAAACAAAGATGGAGAAATTAAAGGATTTACAAATTTAATGCCTATGTATGATGGTAATAAAACTTTATCTATAGATTTAATGCGTTTCTCAAAAGATAGTTGTAATGGGATAATGGATTTTATATTTGTAAATTTATTTAAGCATGGAATAGAACATGGATATTCAAGATTTAATATGGGAATGGCACCTTTATCTAATGTAGGAAGATCTAAATATTCATTTTTAAGAGAAAAGATGGCTGCTAAGATTTATTCTCATGGACAACATTTTTATTCTTTTGAAGGATTAAAGAAGTTTAAAGAAAAGTATTGTGAGTCTTGGGATGGAAGGTATATGGCCTATAAAAAAAGAACTTCCCTTATATTTACAATGGTTCAAGTTATAATGTTAGTATCTAATGGTAAAAAGTATAGATATGAAAGTTGCAATATTGAAAGTGAATCATTAAAGGAAGAGTTAGCTTAA
- a CDS encoding GH25 family lysozyme, with protein MNKLKGIDVSHWTGYVNFKDVLNSGIQVVYIKATEGTNYIDPRFKEYYNEAREAGLKIGFYHFFNPVNPGIPKEQAQHFVSTINGLKCDCKLVLDLEKTGGLSKSKLSRQAIEFLEEVKGLSGLDVAIYTYTNFAQNNLDSESGLGKYPLWIAQYGTSKPESNPIWGEQYAGWQYSESGIVRGIESKTDLDVFTEQILLNEYKEADIKDKKSENIYYTVKSGDTLSKIAKIYNTNYQYLANINNIPDPNLIYPGQKIRIN; from the coding sequence ATGAATAAATTAAAAGGTATTGATGTCAGTCATTGGACAGGCTATGTTAACTTTAAAGATGTTTTAAATAGTGGAATTCAAGTTGTTTATATAAAAGCAACAGAAGGAACTAATTATATAGATCCTAGATTTAAAGAGTACTATAATGAAGCAAGAGAAGCAGGCCTAAAGATAGGGTTTTACCATTTTTTTAATCCTGTAAACCCTGGAATCCCTAAAGAACAAGCTCAACATTTTGTAAGTACAATAAATGGATTAAAATGTGATTGTAAGTTAGTTTTAGATTTAGAAAAAACGGGAGGACTAAGCAAATCGAAACTATCTAGACAGGCGATAGAGTTTTTAGAAGAAGTTAAAGGATTAAGCGGATTGGACGTAGCTATTTATACGTATACTAATTTTGCTCAAAATAATTTAGATTCAGAATCTGGACTAGGAAAGTATCCTTTGTGGATAGCTCAATATGGAACAAGTAAACCGGAAAGCAATCCTATATGGGGAGAACAATATGCTGGATGGCAATATTCTGAATCAGGAATAGTTAGAGGGATTGAAAGCAAAACGGACCTAGATGTATTTACTGAACAAATACTATTAAATGAATATAAAGAAGCGGACATTAAGGATAAAAAATCTGAAAATATTTATTACACAGTAAAAAGTGGAGATACTTTAAGTAAGATAGCTAAAATATATAATACTAACTATCAATATTTAGCAAATATTAATAACATACCTGATCCAAACTTAATATATCCAGGACAAAAAATTAGAATAAATTAA
- a CDS encoding MalY/PatB family protein, with protein sequence MMNYNFDTIIDRSNNFAAKWSEMDKKYGTNDLIPMWVADMDFKAAPCIIDALRNRLEQGIYGYTTRPNSYNESIVNWVSRRFGWNIKSEWLVFSPGVIPAISILIQELTNEGDKIMIQEPVYSPFNSVVKDNKRELVISPLKKLEDGNYVMDYEDIESKIKDVKIFILCNPHNPVGRVWTKEELKQLGDICIKHNVKVISDEIHSDIIFKGYKHIPFASICKEFEQNSITCMAPTKTFNIAGLQMSQVILPNEDDYKALDSAFARIDIRRNNAFSLVATESAYNNGEEWLTDFIDYLEGNMDFAVDYIEKNMPKLKVRKPQGTYLLWVDFSELGLSDEEVAKFLVENAKVALNNGPSFGIGGQGYQRINLACPRSMVEEALTRIKNAIDLL encoded by the coding sequence ATGATGAATTATAACTTTGACACTATAATTGATAGAAGTAATAACTTTGCAGCTAAATGGTCAGAAATGGATAAGAAATATGGAACAAATGATCTTATTCCTATGTGGGTTGCAGATATGGATTTTAAAGCAGCTCCATGCATAATAGATGCTTTAAGAAATAGATTAGAACAAGGTATTTATGGATACACAACTAGACCAAATTCTTACAATGAATCAATAGTAAATTGGGTATCTAGAAGATTTGGATGGAATATAAAAAGTGAATGGCTAGTTTTTAGTCCAGGAGTTATTCCGGCAATTAGTATATTAATACAAGAACTTACTAATGAAGGGGACAAGATAATGATACAAGAACCAGTATACAGTCCTTTCAATAGTGTAGTAAAAGATAATAAAAGAGAATTAGTTATAAGCCCTTTAAAGAAACTAGAAGATGGAAATTATGTTATGGACTATGAAGATATAGAATCTAAAATAAAAGATGTAAAAATATTTATACTTTGTAACCCTCATAATCCAGTTGGTAGAGTTTGGACAAAAGAAGAACTAAAGCAATTAGGTGATATATGTATTAAGCACAATGTAAAAGTTATTTCAGATGAGATACATAGTGATATAATTTTCAAAGGTTATAAACATATACCTTTTGCATCAATATGTAAGGAATTTGAACAAAATAGTATTACTTGTATGGCTCCTACTAAAACGTTCAATATAGCAGGACTTCAAATGTCTCAAGTTATACTTCCTAACGAAGATGATTACAAAGCACTAGATTCAGCTTTTGCAAGAATAGATATTAGAAGAAATAATGCATTTAGTTTAGTTGCAACAGAATCAGCATATAACAATGGAGAAGAATGGCTAACAGATTTTATTGATTATTTAGAAGGTAATATGGATTTTGCAGTTGATTATATTGAGAAAAATATGCCTAAGTTAAAGGTAAGAAAACCACAAGGAACTTACTTATTATGGGTAGATTTTAGTGAACTTGGATTAAGTGATGAAGAAGTTGCCAAGTTTTTAGTAGAAAATGCTAAAGTTGCATTAAACAATGGACCTTCATTTGGGATAGGTGGACAAGGATATCAAAGAATAAACTTAGCTTGCCCTAGGTCTATGGTTGAAGAAGCTTTAACAAGAATAAAAAATGCTATAGATTTATTATAA
- a CDS encoding DUF11 domain-containing protein encodes MRVVNECRVDFKYRLTEDSPLVTRTNFSNVVSTEIVKDMLHVEKFVDKKCTYAFDILTYSIVITNTSNFTITNVFFKDKIPKGTVFIENSVKVDDIKKRCLRPDSGFYINKIKYRSSVIIRFKVIVLPQCFTQTITNFSTIQQNHILNIEEEPVKLNIDSNIVSSEFQRKVFKQINICENIRLKKDIVKILKYEVNVKVLKSKIVDSPINRINQKNKSNMCNLVVIGSIDYKIHFLSENKQNNNANMIRYQFGFSSYLMTPIGIAYIKNENIKVNVNYASANLINKNLIVTSTNLYMYFENNLNTNKK; translated from the coding sequence ATGAGGGTTGTCAATGAGTGTAGGGTTGATTTTAAATATAGATTAACTGAGGATAGTCCATTAGTGACTAGAACAAATTTTAGCAATGTAGTATCAACAGAAATAGTGAAAGATATGTTGCATGTAGAAAAATTTGTAGATAAAAAATGCACATATGCATTTGATATACTAACATATAGTATAGTTATAACTAATACAAGTAATTTCACGATTACAAATGTGTTCTTTAAAGATAAAATACCAAAAGGAACTGTTTTTATAGAAAATTCAGTAAAAGTGGATGATATCAAAAAAAGATGTTTAAGACCTGATAGTGGTTTTTATATAAATAAAATTAAATATAGAAGTAGTGTAATTATAAGATTTAAGGTGATAGTTTTACCTCAATGTTTCACACAAACAATAACAAACTTTTCAACTATACAGCAAAATCATATATTAAATATAGAGGAAGAGCCTGTTAAATTAAATATTGATAGTAATATTGTAAGTAGTGAATTTCAACGAAAAGTATTTAAACAAATAAACATATGTGAGAATATAAGGCTAAAAAAAGATATTGTTAAAATTTTAAAATATGAGGTTAATGTAAAAGTCTTAAAATCAAAAATAGTAGATAGTCCAATTAATAGAATTAATCAAAAAAATAAATCTAATATGTGCAACTTAGTTGTTATTGGATCGATAGATTATAAAATACATTTTTTATCTGAAAATAAACAAAATAATAATGCAAATATGATTAGATATCAATTTGGATTTTCGTCATATTTAATGACACCTATAGGAATTGCATACATAAAGAATGAAAATATAAAAGTTAATGTGAATTATGCTTCAGCAAATTTAATAAATAAAAATTTGATAGTTACTAGCACAAATTTATATATGTATTTTGAAAATAATTTAAACACAAATAAAAAATAA
- a CDS encoding SPOCS domain-containing protein: MEVNLKKMNCKLSCFEELPPLEYFKQLNVYQNLHLSSKNLDISNIENTNPKIEIYSTKIIDTKITESIKGTSLEGQHLSGKNLIVVGNINMSLILECSTKGKKNKNVKKREVINFNMPFSTVIVIPEDICATNTIDLRYLIEDITVAKISLNQVLVSVTMLIQYID; encoded by the coding sequence ATGGAAGTAAATTTAAAAAAAATGAATTGTAAATTATCTTGTTTTGAAGAACTGCCACCACTAGAGTATTTCAAGCAATTAAATGTATATCAAAATTTGCATTTAAGTAGTAAAAATTTAGATATTTCAAATATAGAAAATACAAATCCTAAAATAGAAATATACTCAACTAAAATAATTGATACAAAGATAACTGAAAGTATAAAAGGTACATCTCTAGAGGGTCAACATTTAAGTGGTAAAAATCTTATTGTTGTAGGAAATATAAACATGAGTTTAATATTAGAATGCAGTACGAAAGGCAAAAAAAATAAAAATGTTAAAAAGAGAGAAGTTATTAACTTTAATATGCCTTTTAGTACAGTTATTGTAATACCAGAGGATATATGTGCAACAAATACAATAGATCTAAGATATTTAATTGAAGATATAACCGTTGCTAAAATTAGTTTAAACCAAGTATTAGTAAGTGTTACTATGTTAATACAGTATATAGACTAA
- a CDS encoding Cof-type HAD-IIB family hydrolase produces the protein MAIKLICIDMDGTLLMDQQNVSEENKRAIKEAVSRGVHVAITTGRVYNCAKLYSDEIGLKTPIIASNGAFIGGSNGETIYNNPLSANEIKDFLSLTKQYGLLSYLTGNFGIVSTMELPDNHIYKVLNKRLKDEEKIKFEVIDNIDNAFKLYPNQLLKGVCIEKNNISKLMKVKKELKQLNPELEIVSSWDDNFEIMKKGSSKGEAVAQLAKYFNLKKDEVMCIGDSENDLSMIEYAGIGVAMGNAIDIVKNSAQYVTLPNTESGVAKAIEKFVLK, from the coding sequence ATGGCTATAAAATTAATATGTATAGATATGGATGGAACTCTTCTAATGGATCAACAAAATGTATCAGAAGAAAATAAAAGGGCTATAAAAGAAGCTGTTTCTAGAGGTGTTCACGTAGCGATTACTACTGGTAGAGTTTATAATTGTGCAAAATTATATTCTGATGAAATAGGTTTAAAAACTCCTATCATAGCTTCAAATGGAGCTTTTATCGGTGGAAGTAATGGTGAAACTATATATAATAACCCATTAAGTGCTAATGAGATAAAAGACTTTTTAAGTCTTACAAAACAGTATGGATTATTATCTTACTTAACTGGTAATTTTGGTATCGTATCTACTATGGAACTTCCAGATAATCATATATATAAAGTTTTAAATAAACGTCTTAAAGATGAAGAAAAAATTAAATTTGAGGTTATTGATAATATAGATAATGCTTTTAAATTATATCCAAATCAATTATTAAAAGGTGTTTGTATAGAAAAAAATAATATTTCAAAATTAATGAAAGTGAAAAAAGAATTAAAACAATTAAATCCTGAACTTGAAATTGTTTCTTCTTGGGATGATAATTTTGAAATAATGAAAAAAGGTAGCTCTAAAGGAGAGGCTGTTGCTCAACTTGCAAAATATTTTAATTTAAAAAAAGATGAAGTTATGTGTATAGGTGATAGCGAAAATGATTTATCTATGATTGAATATGCAGGAATAGGAGTAGCTATGGGTAACGCTATAGATATAGTAAAAAACTCTGCTCAATATGTAACTCTTCCAAATACAGAATCTGGAGTAGCTAAAGCTATAGAAAAATTTGTTTTAAAATAA
- a CDS encoding DUF975 family protein → MSKSELRVDMKEEARRQLADNKIDITIATVLVGMITFIPQFLSEEIFTSYRMTLVISIISMLVSTPLVVGLNIVSLDCIKGEKIKAKDILKGFNILYQSYGSILLQMAITFIMTAPFVAIPIFLVKDSHTRLTMIAFISSISNLFFSIVFSQLQYIIADKKDISLIEAIKKSISIIKNYIWDYILLSLSFIGWMLLVGFTFGIAYIWVGPYIQLTFTNFYEYIKKDELDTYEKSKYSNLKSGILVGILLCAYMMIEANVSQRILTPPIVKRIIEDNDLRLISFDEEKSYYISEEEGIAYKIEPNYNNLSDLSKYTVVVKKHPLDAKKGDKVNSTVMYIIADGDKLLGISCDPNSPDKKIESYNPLPGKFDIKGKKL, encoded by the coding sequence ATGAGTAAAAGTGAATTAAGGGTGGATATGAAAGAAGAAGCTAGGAGACAGTTAGCCGATAATAAAATAGATATTACTATAGCTACTGTATTAGTTGGAATGATTACATTTATACCACAGTTTTTAAGTGAAGAAATTTTCACATCTTATAGAATGACATTAGTTATAAGTATTATATCAATGCTTGTGTCTACTCCGTTAGTAGTAGGATTAAATATAGTATCTTTAGATTGTATAAAAGGGGAGAAAATCAAAGCAAAAGATATATTAAAAGGATTTAATATATTATATCAATCATATGGATCTATATTACTTCAGATGGCTATAACTTTTATTATGACTGCTCCTTTTGTAGCTATACCCATATTTTTAGTAAAAGATAGTCATACAAGATTAACTATGATTGCATTTATAAGTAGTATATCAAATTTATTTTTTTCTATAGTATTTTCGCAACTTCAATATATTATTGCAGATAAAAAAGATATTTCATTAATTGAAGCTATTAAAAAATCTATCAGTATTATTAAAAATTATATTTGGGACTATATATTACTTTCATTAAGTTTTATTGGATGGATGCTTTTAGTTGGATTTACCTTTGGGATAGCATATATTTGGGTAGGACCTTATATTCAGTTAACATTTACAAATTTTTATGAATATATAAAAAAAGATGAGTTGGATACATATGAAAAATCAAAATATAGTAATTTAAAATCAGGTATATTAGTAGGAATTTTATTATGTGCATATATGATGATAGAAGCAAATGTATCTCAAAGAATACTTACACCACCTATTGTAAAAAGAATTATAGAAGACAATGATCTAAGACTTATAAGTTTTGATGAAGAGAAAAGTTATTATATATCTGAAGAAGAAGGGATAGCGTATAAAATTGAACCTAATTACAACAATTTAAGTGATTTAAGTAAATATACAGTTGTTGTCAAAAAACATCCACTAGATGCTAAAAAAGGAGATAAAGTTAATTCGACAGTTATGTATATAATAGCAGATGGAGATAAGTTATTGGGTATTAGTTGTGATCCAAATAGTCCAGATAAAAAAATAGAATCTTATAATCCATTGCCAGGAAAATTTGATATAAAAGGAAAAAAACTATAA